AGATTATTAGAAGTTTTTAAATTATCTGAGATTATAATTTATCCAGATAGGAAAATCTTCCTTCAGAAGTTTTCCAGCCAAGTATTTTTTCAAGATTTACATTTTGTGTAGACTGGATTATTCTTTTTTTTATGTCAGGATTATTTTTTACAAGCTGTGCCAAAAGTTCCTTTGTTTCCCTTCTTTTGCTGGAAGTTTTTCCGGCGGCAACAGTACATCCGCAGTTCATAGGTAATATCCCGTTATTTCTGACCCATTTTATGATTGATTTTTCTTCAACATAAAATAACGGTCTTATAAGCTCAATATCAAAATTATCAGATTTTAGTCTGGGAAGCATTGTTTCAAATTTTCCCATATAAAACATACTCATGAGGGTTGTCTCAACTACATCGTCGAAATGATGGCCCAAGGCAAGTTTATTACACCCTAGCGAAGTAGCCTTCGTATAAAGACTTCCTCTTCTCATTTTAGCACACATATAGCACGGGTAATCTTTTGCAATCTGTTCAGCAATTTCAAAAATATTGTCATTGTAAATTTCGCATGGAATTTCCAAATAATCCAGATTTTTTTTAAGATTTTGTAAATTTATGTCGTTAAAACCAGGATTCATGGAAATGAATACAAGCTCAAAGTTAGTTTTACTTGCCCTTTTTAACTCCTGAAAAAGTTTTGAAAGCAGAAGACTGTCTTTTCCCCCTGAAATTGCAATGGCTATTCTGTCCCCTTCCTCAACAAGTTCAAATTCCTTTAAT
This DNA window, taken from Leptotrichia sp. oral taxon 215 str. W9775, encodes the following:
- a CDS encoding ATP-binding protein; the protein is MENIEKNEISGLGNTACETVLPAVPLQPLKEIERSIQKKYRSELWSPFIRALKEFELVEEGDRIAIAISGGKDSLLLSKLFQELKRASKTNFELVFISMNPGFNDINLQNLKKNLDYLEIPCEIYNDNIFEIAEQIAKDYPCYMCAKMRRGSLYTKATSLGCNKLALGHHFDDVVETTLMSMFYMGKFETMLPRLKSDNFDIELIRPLFYVEEKSIIKWVRNNGILPMNCGCTVAAGKTSSKRRETKELLAQLVKNNPDIKKRIIQSTQNVNLEKILGWKTSEGRFSYLDKL